Within the Synergistaceae bacterium genome, the region TATGATTCTAAAGTCTGACTCAGAGCTGGGAATCTCGTTAAATTCCTTGTCAAGATAATCAGAATCACTGAAGGAGAAAAAATTTTGATCGGGCTTAAGCTCAAACATTTGGCACTCAAGACTCCCGGCGCGCTTATTAATTATATCTGCAAGTTTTGAGCTGATTTCTTCACCGTCAAATAAATCTAAAATATTCTGCCCTGTAAAATTAATTTTTGCCGATGACGCTAGAAATTTATTTACTGCGAGAAATACCCCGTCTAAATCAACGACTCCGGCTCTAAACGGTACAGAATTTAATATATCGGGGTTGCTTTGAATTACAGCGGGCTGATTTGGATTTGCTATTATACTGGGAGAAATCCGGATTACTACGCCGACAATTCCATTATCATCGACATTCAGGGGCGAGGCTGTTATTTCCCAAATTTTATCGTCCTCGCTGACTTCTAAAGCGTCAGTGTGTCCTAAACATGCAGCCATTAACAAATCATGCAGTGCTCTATCTAAATCAGTAATCAAGGGGGGATAATTGCTCCCATCCTCGCATTTATGGCCGAATAATCTCAAAGCAATATTTTTATAGCCATTAGTAGCATGAAGCAATCTTCCTTTGAGATTCACGACACAGCACAGGAGGCCGGGGCAGCTGTCAAGAATTCCGCTCCAAATACTCATAATTTTATTTTATGAAGCGTAACCGTTCGGGTGAGATTTATGCCACTT harbors:
- a CDS encoding diguanylate cyclase — encoded protein: MSIWSGILDSCPGLLCCVVNLKGRLLHATNGYKNIALRLFGHKCEDGSNYPPLITDLDRALHDLLMAACLGHTDALEVSEDDKIWEITASPLNVDDNGIVGVVIRISPSIIANPNQPAVIQSNPDILNSVPFRAGVVDLDGVFLAVNKFLASSAKINFTGQNILDLFDGEEISSKLADIINKRAGSLECQMFELKPDQNFFSFSDSDYLDKEFNEIPSSESDFRIINIHASPIDWNGNDSVMLTFEDITSLNKTREQLRKILTFDNHTGVLNKRGLEHVILRELSNAIKQAGQLSLIILNIDNFKQINESDGFMSGNRLLREFVKGTQKILLSRGKNSTLGRWSTHEFMILCDCSGAAAVVLANDIRNRFDGIKLSAGVADINSEIYPGVDDLIGAAYDAMTQAMRDGGNKTILARV